In Physeter macrocephalus isolate SW-GA chromosome 2, ASM283717v5, whole genome shotgun sequence, a single window of DNA contains:
- the LOC102985996 gene encoding 60S ribosomal protein L27a-like, which translates to MHHPRINFNKYHPGYFGKVGMRHYHLKRNQSFCPTVNLDKLWTLVSEQTQVNAAKNKTGAAPIIDVVRLGYYKVLGKGKLPKQPVIMKAKFFSRRAEEKIKGVGEACVLVA; encoded by the coding sequence ATGCATCACCCCAGGATCAATTTCAACAAATATCACCCAGGATACTTTGGGAAAGTTGGTATGAGGCATTACCACTTAAAGAGGAACCAGAGCTTCTGCCCAACTGTCAACCTTGATAAATTGTGGACCTTGGTCAGTGAGCAGACACAGGTAAATGCTGCCAAGAACAAGACTGGAGCTGCTCCTATTATTGACGTGGTGCGATTGGGTTACTACAAAGttctggggaagggaaagctCCCAAAGCAGCCTGTCATCATGAAGGCCAAATTCTTCAGCAGAAGAGCTGAGGAGAAGATTAAGGGTGTCGGTGAGGCTTGTGTCCTGGTAGCTTGA